TTTCTTTGGTAGCTCCATCTTTTACGCAGGATAAGTATGCTTTTTGTCCCTTTCCGAAATAGAGATAAGTAATGTCAGTAAGCAGGACTTTTCCTGGTTCTTCTTGATTAAATTCTCGGTTAAGGAGGTTGGGACAAGATCGATGCTCATGGGTTGCCTTAGCCATTTTACGATAAGGATTGGCTTTCCTTACTTTTGTTACAAGATTATATTTTGCCATCAGACGCCTAATCTTTTTGTGGTTCATTACCGATGAATAATCATTCTCCATAATCATTTTGATCTGGAGGACACCTACTTTTTCTTTTTTACTTATGAATATTTCTCGAATTAACTCTATATCCAATTGATCCTTCTCGTCACGTTGTGCCCGTAATTGTGCTGCCTTCAGCCAATCATAGTAGCCACTTCGACTTACGCCTGCCAGTTCACACAGGTAGGAAACAGATTTTTTCAACTGATATGTTCTGATGGTTTTCTCAATTAAAGAAAACTTCTCAGCTGCCGTTAGAATCGTTTCTTCATCAACGCCTGCCTTTCTAGTTCTTCCAGCTTTTTTAAGAAGTCATTCTCTGCCTCAAGGAATTTAATCCTTGCCTCAGCCTTCCTTAGTTTCTCCTCAATGGAAAGTTGTTTAGAAGAAGGACGTCCAGTGCTCCCTTTACCTCGACGTTCCGTAAGGAAACCTTCCTCCCCGAACCTTTCGAATGTTTCTCTCCAACGCTTAAGACAACGTTTTGGCTGTTCCTTGCCAATCATCTCGAGATCAAAGCCTTGTTCAATAAAGATTTGCGATGGTGTTTTCCCACTTTTGTACTCCGCCACTGCTTTTATCTTAAATTCAGAACTATAGGAGATTGACCTCTCAGAAGCCCTCAAAACATTAGGATTCTTTTCAAGCTCTTTCATTTGGAATTCATTATAGATATTCTTACTCATAAAAAATCCTCCGCCTTATTCATTAAAACTATTGAAACACAAAAAACCCCAGAAAGGGGCACTTTTTTATCAGTGTCCACTATCTAGGGTATAGTTCAGCGTGCAGGTGCTTTTTTCTTTGCCCACTTTCGACACTGCGGATTCAAATTAACACAGGTAAACAGTCATCTTTTTTCTTTTTCTCATAAAATTGAAATGATGGAAAGGGGGAGAAAGATGAAAGTCAAAGTCCGGTCCGGAGACTCCATCTGGTATTACAGTCAGCTCTTTATGGTGCCAATCAATCTCATTGCTGATTCCAATCCCGGCGTAAATCCTGCATTGCTGCAGATAGGCCAGGAAATTAATATTCCCGGCTTTACACTGCAAAATTATACGGTAAGACCAGGAGACACCTTTTGGAAGCTGAGTACTTCCAGAAACCTCTCTGTAGATGCTCTTCTCCTGGTTAATCAATCCCTTAATCCAAACAGTCTGGCCCCCGGTACAGCCATAAAGCTGCCAAGGCGGGTAATAACTCCAATTGTATCAGGCAGGAGAAGTTATGCTTACAAAGCTTTAACAGCCGATATTACCATGCTGTCGGATATTTATCCGTTCATAAAGGTAAAATCAATTGGCCAAAGTGTCCTTGGAAAGCCAATTCAGGAGATACGTCTGGGAAAAGGGAATAAGAAAGTGCAAATTAATGCATCCTTTCATGCAAATGAATGGATTACAACCCCTATATTAATGGCTTTGCTGAACAGCTTTCTCTTATCCATAACAAATGTCCGGCCGATAAGAGGCGTGTCAACAATGCCTTTATATAATTCCGTTGACCTTTCCATAGTGCCGATGGTGAATCCTGATGGAGTAGATCTTGTCTTAAATGGGCCACCTCCAGAACTCAGGGAAGAAGTGATTGCCATAAATAGGGGAAGCACTGATTTCACAGGCTGGAAGGCCAATATTAGGGGTGTAGATTTAAATAATCAGTATCCTGCCAAATGGGATTTTGAAAAAGAGAGAAGTGAACAAAATGCTCCGGCACCAAGAGATTATCTTGGGGAAGCCCCGTTAACAGAACCAGAAGCCATAGCAATGGCGGAACTGGCAAAAGATAATCAATTCGATCGAATGCTTGCCTTCCATACACAAGGAGCAGAATTTTATTGGGGATTCGAGGGATTGGAGCCGCCGGAATCACAGGTACTCGCGCTAGAGTTCGAGCGTGTCAGCGGGTATAAAGCAGTTCAATACATTGATAGTTTTGCGGGTTATAAGGATTGGTTCATACAGGAGTTCCGGAGACCGGGATTCACAATTGAACTTGGAAGAGGCATCAATCCCCTGCCCCTGTCACAATTTGATGATATTTATGAAGAAGTGCTGGGCATTTTTCTTGCATCGCTTTATATGTGAAAAATTAACCTTGAAAATGTTTCTTTATTGTATTTTAGTGAAACAGACATTAAAATAACTATCATACTAACTTCACAAGCCAATAGTTCTATGGTAACCGGCCGCTTTTCCAAATCGAAGACGGAAAAACGGCTTTTTCCTATTAAATACATTAATTCTATTATTTTTGAAACATTTTCATGCCGTTTACGTACTTATATTTAGGGAGATAAGGAGGTGCGGATTTGTTGGACACTCAATCTACATATCAAGGGAAGCTTCTTTTTTTATTTTTTGTTATGATGGTTTCCCTATTTTTAATAACCGGCTGTGAACAGCCGGAAAAAGCAGAGATGCAGCAAAAAAAGAATCAAGAAACAGAAGCCTCTGAACCGTCCGCACCACCTGATAATGCTGAAAATAGGAACGTTAAGCCTATCCGGATTAAAGAAGGGGAATTTCAGGGAGCAAATGGCTGGCTCAACGATGATAAAATTGTTTACACTGTAAGTGAGGGAACAGCTTCCAGGGTTTTTTCTTATAACCTCTTTTCTGGCGATCAAAATCTTCTCTATGAAAGTTCACATCCGATTGCGTCCGTAACGGTCAGCCCGGCTGGCAAATACATTCTGATTCGAACATCACCAGGAACCTATGAAGGAACTTTAACCGCGATAAAAGCAAATGGGAAAGTTGTTTGGGAGAAAAATATATCTGGCTTTGACTTTGCTGTTGAGTGGAACCCTTATCATGAAGAATCATTATTAATTTCTTCATTTACTGAAGACTGGGACTTTACTTCCTACCATATCGACATTGCAAAAGGTACATCAGAAGAATTAAACCTAAGGGAGCCTTTTGCCAAATGGGGGATTCAAATCTTCTTTTTTCCTTGATTGGGGCAATGAAAACCCGTCACTTTTTGCACCGCTGGTTAAACAATCTATTGATGGAAATAATGAAACCAAGGTTTTGGCAGACATTTTTCAATTCGATGCTGCCAAAGACAGGCTAATGACCATCACTGTGCCGGCAGATCAGTCAGATCAGGCTATGTATACTTTTATGGATAATGACTTCAGGAAGTTATCTTCAATCTCAGTACCTCATTTGACAAGGTTTTCGGATTGGCTGGTACCGTATTATGACTGGACTCCTCAGGGCATCATAACTTTTCAGCCATTGTATAGCGCTGAAAGTGATATGTATGCAGGGGGATTTCAGCTTATATCCGTTGACAGTGAAACAGGAGATAAGGAAGTGCTTCTGGAAGACATGGAAAATGCGCCGCTCAGCTGCTCACCTAATGGGACAGCCTGTTTAGCGGGTTTTTATCTCGAAGAATTAATAATGCCTGACAAAAGAGAAATCTTTCGGTTAGTAGAACATAACGATAAATCAAGTTAGATAGAGGGGTAAAGATATGGCTATTGCAGACGTTACTGTTATTCCAATTGGAACGGAAACACCAAGTGTCAGCAGTTATGTGGCAGACATTCAGCGTGTATTAAAAAAGTATGAAGAAAGCGGTAAAATCCGATTTCAGCTGACACCCATGAATACCATTATTGAAGGGGAACTTACTGATTTGTTTGAGGTCATCCAGGCAATGCATGAAGTCCCTTTTGAAAAAGGCCTAATGAGGGTGGCAACTAATATCCGCATTGATGACAGACGTGATGTCAAAAGGAAAATGGAAGAGAAGGTCCGAAGGGTTGAAAGTCAGTTAAATGGCTAAAATAAAAGGGCTCCCCATTGAGGGAAGCCCTTTTATTTTTTAAAAGTCAAGCATCAGACGCCATCTGCTAATGCTTAGCAGGCTGGTTGCGCTTTTCTTAGTGAACAGCAGGATATCCACTGTTAATTATGGTCATTACAGAGAACCATCCGAAAACAGCAAGTGTTCCTACAGCAAAAACCAAGCCAAGGAAGTTCTTGTTTTTCAGTGCGCTAAACGCACCAAAAGCTGCAAGAACTGCGACTAATGCAAAAATGATTGGTAGTCCCATTAAAACAGCCCCCTTTATTTCGTGATCAGCAGGCAAAAGCCATATCAAAATCATTCTTCAGGTTATATACCCATTATGTAAAACCAAAGTATTACATTCGTCCTTTATTTTATATTTTTTCTTCTATTTGTCGAGGTCTAAAAATGACACTTGTATGTCATATGCTTCAGCAATGCCGATTATTAAATCCTTTAAGTGAAGTTCTGAAAAATAAACCAATGGCACTTCTTCTTCTTTTGCGGTAAAGACTAAATGCTCCTGAAATTGATAGACAGCCATCCGGACATCTTCTGCACTGCCCCCGGTTATAGTAAAGGCGCTAAGGAGCTCGGTGAACAAGCAGAACCCGCTGTCTGTTTCTATGGCAAAGTCATCAAAAGTTTCTCCCTTTACACCAGATTTTATGTACCAGAGATTAAAAAATTCTTCGAATAGCCCGGCTTCGACAAGTACACTTCTTGTGAATTCGGCATGAGCCATCTGCTCAAACAGAAACGTGCTCTGCTGAAAATCGAACAGTTCAGTCTCTTTTTTTATTAGATCCATGAATTCGGGCACATCTTGAATAATATAGCTGGCTTCAACACCAAATAGGATTTTCATCTTATTCTCCTTTTGCAGATATAAGGCATTCCATTCTGATATAGTGTAAAATAATAAACAATTAAACCAACACTGGGAGGTGTAAGCAATGGAATGGAATCAGATCCCTCTTGGCCCATTGCAAACAAACTGTTATGTTCTTTCGAATGAAACCAAAGATTGTTTAATCTTCGATCCGGGTGAAGAGAGCGGAAAACTAAGCGGTATTATTGAACAGAAAGGACTAAAACCTCTAGCTGTAATTCTTACTCATGCTCACTTTGATCATATTGGCGCTGTAGACGAAATAAGAGATGCATTTTCTATTCCTGTATACATACATGAAAAAGAAGCAGCATGGCTTTCAGATCCAGCCTTAAACGGATCTCACCTTTTTAAAATAGGCAAGCTGATAAAAGCAAGGCCCGCCGACCATATTATAACAGGGGAACAAGAGTTGAGCATAGGTGAATTTAACTTGAAAATTCTAGAGACACCAGGCCATTCTCCGGGCAGTATTTCACTATATTTTGAAGATGCAGATCTCGTGGTTGCCGGGGATGCTTTATTCAGCGGGAGCATTGGACGCACAGACCTTCCTGGCGGCAATCATCAGCAGCTTCTTGAAAGTATACATAATAAGCTTTTAACATTGCCTGAAGAAACAGAAGTACTCCCTGGACATGGACCGGTAACGACAATTGGGCAGGAAATGGATTCAAACCCCTTCCTGAATGGGTTCTGAATGTAAAATAGAAAAGCCCTTCTCCAATGAGAAGGGCTTTTCTGGGGATGTTTTATTCATATAAAAAATGGGAGGGGATATAGTTAAGCTACTACATTAACAATATAACAGAGAAAACACTATGTCAATAGTGAAAAAAAGTGATCAAAACAAGATTGCATGGCTGTTTCCAATAAGCTAGAATTTTTTAAAAAAGGGAGTTCTTATGCGGAATTTTTTAATGAATTTTATAGAAAATACTCCTCAGCAAATGATCAGCTATGCTGAATATATCCAGCAGGCCCTGTATCATTCCGAATATGGTTATTATATGAAAAACACACCAAAAATT
This window of the Cytobacillus pseudoceanisediminis genome carries:
- a CDS encoding IS3 family transposase (programmed frameshift), yielding MSKNIYNEFQMKELEKNPNVLRASERSISYSSEFKIKAVAEYKSGKTPSQIFIEQGFDLEMIGKEQPKRCLKRWRETFERFGEEGFLTERRGKGSTGRPSSKQLSIEEKLRKAEARIKFLEAENGLLKKAGRTRKAGVDEETILTAAEKFSLIEKTIRTYQLKKSVSYLCELAGVSRSGYYDWLKAAQLRAQRDEKDQLDIELIREIFISKKEKVGVLQIKMIMENDYSSVMNHKKIRRLMAKYNLVTKVRKANPYRKMAKATHEHRSCPNLLNREFNQEEPGKVLLTDITYLYFGKGQKAYLSCVKDGATKEIVAYHLSTSLEMDIVYKTLKKLKQAVGDHFHPKAILHSDQGFHYTHPQFQSKVKELGLIQSMSRKGNCWDNAPMESFFGHFKDLAEYKSLDNLGDVRKEVDRVIEEYNQHRYQWGLNKMTPEQYRGHLLAA
- a CDS encoding M14 family metallopeptidase, whose amino-acid sequence is MKVKVRSGDSIWYYSQLFMVPINLIADSNPGVNPALLQIGQEINIPGFTLQNYTVRPGDTFWKLSTSRNLSVDALLLVNQSLNPNSLAPGTAIKLPRRVITPIVSGRRSYAYKALTADITMLSDIYPFIKVKSIGQSVLGKPIQEIRLGKGNKKVQINASFHANEWITTPILMALLNSFLLSITNVRPIRGVSTMPLYNSVDLSIVPMVNPDGVDLVLNGPPPELREEVIAINRGSTDFTGWKANIRGVDLNNQYPAKWDFEKERSEQNAPAPRDYLGEAPLTEPEAIAMAELAKDNQFDRMLAFHTQGAEFYWGFEGLEPPESQVLALEFERVSGYKAVQYIDSFAGYKDWFIQEFRRPGFTIELGRGINPLPLSQFDDIYEEVLGIFLASLYM
- a CDS encoding MTH1187 family thiamine-binding protein, translated to MAIADVTVIPIGTETPSVSSYVADIQRVLKKYEESGKIRFQLTPMNTIIEGELTDLFEVIQAMHEVPFEKGLMRVATNIRIDDRRDVKRKMEEKVRRVESQLNG
- a CDS encoding DUF2759 domain-containing protein, whose amino-acid sequence is MGLPIIFALVAVLAAFGAFSALKNKNFLGLVFAVGTLAVFGWFSVMTIINSGYPAVH
- a CDS encoding MBL fold metallo-hydrolase codes for the protein MEWNQIPLGPLQTNCYVLSNETKDCLIFDPGEESGKLSGIIEQKGLKPLAVILTHAHFDHIGAVDEIRDAFSIPVYIHEKEAAWLSDPALNGSHLFKIGKLIKARPADHIITGEQELSIGEFNLKILETPGHSPGSISLYFEDADLVVAGDALFSGSIGRTDLPGGNHQQLLESIHNKLLTLPEETEVLPGHGPVTTIGQEMDSNPFLNGF